The stretch of DNA TCGACGTATTCCGGCCCGTTGTAGGCGTAGATGCCCAGCAGGTCCTGGCCGACCTCGTGACCGTCCAGCGTTGATCGCTCGGTCTTGGCGCCGAGTCCGCGGGAATGGAGGTACGCGGCGAGCCGGTTGGACCGCTCGACGACCTGCGCGTAGGTGTATCGGCGGCCGCCTTGGATGATGAATTCCCGATCGCCGATCACGGCAGCGACGGCATCGGCGGCGGCCGGGACGGTGAACTGTGTCGTGGAGTCAGACATCGTGCCTCTCAGGGCTGGTGCGGGAGCAATTTGATCATCAGTCCCTTGGCCTCGGATAGTACGTTGCCATCCACGTCGGTCATGGCCGCCCTCACAAACAGCTTTCGCCCGTCGACGGAGTCAATCCATGCTCGCGACAGCAACGGCTCGTCAGTGGGGGTCACCTTCCGGTAATCCACGTGCAGATAGGCGGTTCGGCTGTCCGGCCGGCCCGCAGCGGACACCACCATGCCGAAATGCCAGTCGTAAAACAGCGGTATTACTCCGCCGTGCACCGCGCCGTTGCCCCCGACGTGGAAACGGGTGAAGTGCCCGCGCATCGTCACCTCGTCGGGTCCCGAGTCCATCACCTGCCACGGTGGCATGAGCGGATGGCCGTTACCCGGAAGGTCACGGACGCGTCCGCCGGGTGAAACACCCTGCGGTGCCTTGTGCTCCTCGAGTTGTGCGCAGGCGGCTTCGATGAGGGCAGCGGTGTCAGCCCACAGCGTCTCGTCAGGGTTCGTGGACACGGCGATGTCCTGCAGTCGCCGCATCGCCGTCATGAACCGGGCCAGCTCGGGCGTTGCGTCAACCGGTGTGAACCTGGCGAATTCGCGGATATCGTCTTCGGTGTCCGTCACTTCCACGCCTCGATGAGATCATCGGTCGTCGTGACGGTGGCCAGCAGCGACAGCGTGTTGTCGATGATCGATGTGGCGTACTCGGTCGGAATGCCAGCGACCGCATCGCGCGGCACGACAACGCGATAGGCCAAGTTGACGGCGTCCATCACCAGATTGGTGATCGCGACGTTTACCGAGACGCCGACCGCGACGATCGTCGACACCCCCAGGTTGCGCAACGTGATGTCGAGGT from Mycobacterium sp. JS623 encodes:
- a CDS encoding PaaI family thioesterase yields the protein MTDTEDDIREFARFTPVDATPELARFMTAMRRLQDIAVSTNPDETLWADTAALIEAACAQLEEHKAPQGVSPGGRVRDLPGNGHPLMPPWQVMDSGPDEVTMRGHFTRFHVGGNGAVHGGVIPLFYDWHFGMVVSAAGRPDSRTAYLHVDYRKVTPTDEPLLSRAWIDSVDGRKLFVRAAMTDVDGNVLSEAKGLMIKLLPHQP